The sequence below is a genomic window from Microcebus murinus isolate Inina chromosome 4, M.murinus_Inina_mat1.0, whole genome shotgun sequence.
acggtagcacatgcctgtactcccaatgctttgggaggccaaagtgggagggtcacttgaggccaggagcaaGACCAGTTTGGCAACGTAGCGAGaacctgtttctacaaaaaataaaaaacttagctgggtggtggtgcatgcctgtagtacttactagctacttgggaggcagaggcagaatgatcacttgaacccagaagatTGAtactgtagtgagctataattgtgcccctgcactccagcctgggtgacagagtgagaccctttctcgaaaataaaaaataaaaataaaaacaaaaaaaaatatatttatatcccCCAACGTAGGCCTCTCCAGTATTTCATATCAAGTTGTTTACTTAGTGTTCTTCCTAGGATGTCTAATAGGCATTACAAAATTAACTTGTCCAAAACCAAACTCCTGATCTTTTccactaaaatttttctttctcttttttttttttaataagagatttagagatgggggtctttctttgttgcccagcctggacttgcactcctgggctcaagggattctcccaggtagctaggactacaattGTGCACCACTGTACTCACCTTAAACTTTCTCTTCTTATGATGAGTcagtcttccccatctcagttGATGCTAATTCCATCCAACCAGTTTCTCAGGACAAGAACTTTGGAATcatcctttacatttctttctcacatACACAGTTGATCAAAAAGTAATTTCTTTCCACAGTGCCTTCAGAATATATCCAAAATCCAATCACCTCACACAACTTCCATAGCCACCACTCTACTTTGCACCACCACCCCCTCTTACTTGAATGACtgaatatagtaggtgctcaaacaGTAGGTGCAGAACAAATGAATACAGAATGACATAGAAATCTTATTCCAAAAGAAGCTTGGAGATCTTTACAATCTACATTGGCAATTATGGTACctaaatatttgttcattcattgagTGGTTCAACAAACATATGTTGCTATAGTTATCAACATATGTTGATATAGTTAGCACATCAGTAGCTAATTATAATGTACCTACTAAATGCCAAGTCCTAATTTAGTACTGAGAATGCAAAGATGAACCAGACACAACTCCTGCCCTTGAAGAGCTCGACAGTCTACTGGAAAGCAGATAAATAAGCTAAGATTTATAGTACAATGAGACAAGAGCTATGACTGTGTAGGATATAATGAGGGCATAGAGTAGGGACACCAATGTGTCAGGGAAAGCTACTTGAGGAGTAGACACCTGAGTTGACTCTTGAAGAACTAGTCAGATATATGATTGCATGAGTGCATGTTGATGAAACAGGATGGGGTGGGACCCGGAGTGACCCCAGGGGTCCAGAGGACTGGAGGGAAGGAATTGGACCTGGGTGCAAATGGAAATCGTAGTTGATAgcgagaaagaaggaaaggacaaACAGAATTTGAGGATATTCCtgcctgctatttttttttttttttttttgagacagagtctcgctttgttgcccaggctagagtgagtgccatggcgtcagcctagctcacagcaacctcaatctcctgggctcaagcaatcctactgcctcagcctcccgagtagctgggactacaggcatgcgccaccatgcccggctaattttttctatatatattagttggccagttaatttctttctatttatagtagagatgggggtctcgctcttgctcaggctggtttcgaactcctgacctggagcaatctgcccacctcagccactcagagtgctaggattacaggcatgaaccaccgcacccggccctgccTGCTATCTTAACTCTTCCGATGAGGTAGGGAGGGAGTTCCTCTGTATGGAGTGAGGAGGTAACCATTTGAGACCATTAGAATACAGTGAATCATTGGTGATCACTTTGGCTGTGCTGTTTCAAAACCTTAGCTAATGACTTTTATAAaggtaatatatttttgtatccaAATCTTTGTTTGAAATAACCCTTCATGAAATATGAATGCCATGCCTATTGTATAAATCTCTTAACTCCTTTTGCAAGTCCTCAAGTGCAAGGGTTATCTTTTTTAGAATGTATGTAAAACTGTTAAGATAGGATTTTCCATTTTTCAGGTTCCTGCTATAATGTTATTCGGGTTCCTCCAGAAAAGGTGGACCCTGGGGAGACaatcgatggagcccaggtgaTATGTTCTATTACTTCTGCAGAGAGGATGAAGCCTTCTTACTTCCATAGCTTTGGTGGGTCCAGAGATAAGGCAGATTGCAGGGAGCTCTGCCTTAAGTGTTTCTGTAGCAGAAGGACTAGTTTTGGCAATAGTTTATCAGCATATGGTGATAATGAGATCGAAGTTGCATTTTGATGCCAGTTAAATTTATTCTGTTTAGTCATATACTCTTGACCCTAGCCAGCTAACTGCTTGAAAAGATATGCTGTAGTTGCTTTAGTTTaaacaatcattaaaaaaattaattgatagAATTCAAAATTTTAGGCAACTTTAAAGCCCACAAATAATAATCATGCATAAAAAGGTCTTGACTACATTTTTTGGGGAAATTCAAATTCTCTATACTTTAATTCAGCTTTTactcagaatatttattttctgaattctaaaCAGTTATAGCCAGACTGCTCCTGGCTCCTTACCCCTAGAAAAGGATTAAGAAATAAACGTATAGTTCATAAAGGACACTTTAATATTATACTTCTTTACTTTGTTCctaaaaaaacaatttgaaaagaaaagaaaaaagataaaaagctcTCCATTTAAGCTTcccagaaaaaaaagataaaaaataaatttgttaaattaaaaaaaaaaaaagaaagaaagctgcaAGACATTTGACCCATGATAGACACAGTTCcctttttttaatgtaggaaCAGGAAATATGTACAGCAGAGCTGGGAAACAGTGAAGAAGTATTTCTGGCTGGCATTGGTTCGGTCAGCAGGAATATATCCAGGAATTCAGACAAGTCCTCTAAATGTCACATTTCAGACAACTCCAGTTTGccaaataacattttatgatttgCTGGAACCTTTTAGGAATGACAAGGAACTACATAATCTTCATTGAGCAGCCTCTAAAGATGAATATGTGGAAAATTGTCACTTCTAAAATTCGGGGAAAGGCCATTTCAGATGGCATAAACTGGGAACCCCAGTATAATACACGGTTTCATGTTGTGGATAAACACACTGGACAGGTAGAGTATTTTGAGTATATCCATCGTGAAAATGGCTGGACACAAAGGGAAAATTTTCATAtggtttattttcatctttactgGGCATTACTTACCTATGACACTGTTAATTAAGGATATTACTTTCTTCTATAGGTTGAGCTAGCTATGTAATTATTACAATGGATTTTGCATGTTAGAGAATTATAGGAAATGactttgtcattttaattatcTGATTCAATTAAAATATCATCCAGGAAACCCTCTTAGCATGGATTTTTCCATATCATAGTAGTTGTGAAGGAGGGTGTTGTTCATTCAGAGACATtctgtaacttttaaaataactctttaaTTAGTTGCTTTTATGGCTTCTTAATATGTGAATCTGATAATCTCACCAAAGTCTAAGCATGTTGGCTGATATCTTTTAATAGTCCTGATTAATAGCACTATTAAATTTGTCTACTTTTTACCTCTCTAAAGACATAGTATCTTAACTACCTGAATTTCATTACAAAAATTTTTAGTAACGAGTGCACTTTTCAAAGAATTAGCCACTTAATTTATCATaagcatatattttctatttaaacatGCAGTTGGAGTCTAGTGTTTATTTATCCTTCAAAACATTGTGCCATATTTCATGAGGATTTTTAAGTTAGTTGTAAAGTTGATTGGGCTGTATCAAATAAGCCCAATTTATTGATTGACATGGGATGAGATGACTTAAGCAAGCAATGCTTAAAGCCTATTCACTTCTGCATTCTGGATTCTACTTCTTGTACATACACTATGCCTGCCACTTCAAGGTGGGGGAAATcctcttaattttcttattttgaacttTGTGGTTCTGttcttcacataaaataaaataaatctctttttcatTGCTTGTGTTTTCTCCTGCAGCTTCTTCCAGGGTTGTACTACAGCAAACCTTTTGTTACTTTTCATCAAATCAATGCCTTTGAGGACCAGGGCTGTGTTATAATTGATTTGTGCTGTCAAGATAATGGAAGGAACCTAGAAGTTTACCAACTACAGAATCTCAGGAGAGCTGGGGAAGGACTTGATCAGGTAAACATCAGGATTTGTCAGGAGTCgtcaaaataattttgtattagcTAGGATCTGGCTTTGGCTTTGGAATTACCTGTTTCTCGCCCCCTTGTGGCAAATAAGGAGGGAGAGTAATTTTATAGCATTGAAGGCACAGTTTtgtcatttaattaatattaaacaataatttgGAGTAgcttactttttgtttgtttgtttgttttgagacagagtctcactgtgttgcctgggctagagtgccatagtgtcagcctacctcacagcaacctcaaactcttgggctcaagcaatccttctgcctcagtctcccgagtagctgggactataggcacccgccaccatgcctggctaatttcttctctctatatatttttagttggccaattaatttctttctatttttagtagagatggggtctcgctcaggctggttttgaactcctgacaccttgagcaatcctccggcctgggcctcctgaagtgctaggattacaggcatgagccaccgcgcccggcctggagtagCTTACTTAATGcctaataaataaaaagcatggtAAAGAGAGCCAAGATACATGTTTTAAAGCATTTGTGATTAGTTCCTTATTACACTTAAGCACCAAACAtacttattatattttcctggaagaGCTAGCAAAATGGACTGTCAGTAAGTTCACCTAGATGAAGGGATTCAATTTTTCCTGATACTGAATCCAAGGTAAACATTTTCCTTGAATTATGCAACGTAAATTGTCTTcaggtttaattttatttttcagctatagttttatttttaaatgtttttaaaatagtacttATTAAGTTTACTTATACCTACTAAACTTGCTTATAGCTTTATGGTAGGCCTTGTTATCTGTGGTGTAAGTCctttagctcttttcttttttaagattgtctGAGGTTTTCATGGCCTTTTACATTTCCATAAATTTTATCAACTTGTcagttatttgtttgttttttgaaaaataaattatattgtgtatatttgaggtttacaacatgatgttacGGGATACATATAGacagtaaaatggttactatagtgaagcagattaacatacTTATCATCTTACATAATTGCTTTTTTGTGTtcagagcagctaaaatctacttatttaacaaaaatcctggctgagcatggtggctcacgcctgtaatcctagcactctgggaggccaaggtggggggattgtttgagctcaggagttctgggACTGCAGTACACATATGTTACTCCTTTTTACTCTATGCCTCTGTCCCTTATATTTTGTTAgtattttccatccttttctaatcaaggtttttaaaaatatttttttcttatctatctTATTGCTTAAACATTCTTTCTTTAACTGTATCTATTCTGCTTTTAAACCCAATAACAAAGTTCttaaattaattgcattttttagttctagaattttgATTTGGTCCTCTTTCACaatttatagtgttttttttttttgccacagttctcaatttaaaagaatttcttcAAACATATTCAGAATAAAGTCTGATAACTCTGTTATCTGGATCCTCTGTGGATCTGTTCCTTTCAtcttgtttattttggtttttaatcaTATCGccttatcttttcatatgctggTAATTTATTATATGCAGAATATTGTGTttgaaaatttatagaaatattttgagaCATAGGGTAATGTTATCTTCCTCTAGTGAagattttcatttacttatataATTTCAAGAAGGATTCTATCCCTGTAAGAGCTGGACTGTTTCATTTAGCAtactgttttcaaggttcatccatgttgtagcatgtatcagaattttattcctttttaaggttgaataataatccattgtatgtatatactacattttgtttattcatctgttgatagatatttgggttgtttccaccttttggctattatgaataatgccatTATGAACATGGGCatgcaaatatttgtttgaattcccgttttcaattcttttaggtatgtatctagaagtggaattgctagatcatataataattttatgtttaactttttggggAATTGCTCaacttttccacagtggctgcatcatttttcattcctaccagcagtgcatAAGAATTACAGtttcttcacattctcaccaacatttgctattttccatttttttttaaatcatagccatcctaatgggtatgaagtggcATCTcgttgcagttttgatttgcatttccctaatgactcaTGCTGTTGAGCATCTGTATAGATCCTTAGGGGAAAGGTTGCCCCAGTATCTACTCCACCTCTGTGAGTTTCTTTTTCTCACAAACCTTGCCCCATTGTTCTTCGCTGCCTTTTTAGCCTACCAGTGCCTTCAAAcagctgttttaaatattttgtccagCTTTTCCAGTTGTTCTCAATAGCGTAGTTGATCCATGTTACTGAATACACCAttatttgaagtttctttttgtttagcTATggttttgcaaaagaaaaaaagtttaaatataattaaatgtgacttttaaaaagctaattattTATGAAGCTTATGAATAGCACTAAATCTTTACTCAGTAAAAACATTACTATAGGAGATGGAGATCATGTGGGCTAGGTATATAGGGGGAAATGGTGTGGTTTGTTTTCCAACTTACAATATTTCAGGAGGGGAAAATATGCTTAAAGCACATATTGTCAGGAAACATGCACTTCTTTTATTTAAGTCTCCTGCTTAAACATCATCTTCACAGAGAGGTTTTGTTGGGGGCTCCCAGGATCACTCCTAGGTTTAATGATTTGAAATGAGTCCTCATGGGACTCAACATATAGTTATACTCATGACTCTGATGACAGTAAAAGGATAGAAAGCAAACTTTGCAAAAAGAAAAGCCACGTGAGATGAAGTCTGAAGGAAAACAGGTGCATGCTTCCAAGAATTCTCTTCCAGTAGAGCACAATGGACTCACTTAATTCCTCCAGGAGCTAGTGACAACGTGTGAAATGTAGCCTCCTAAAGATGCTCACCCAAGCCAGATtgtccagagtttttactggGGATCAGTCATGTAGGCATACAGCCCCTACATGACCAGCCTCAGTTTATGAAGTTCCAGATCATTATAAATCACACTGTTAGCATAAACTATCTGTACAAACGACTACAGTGCGACTGAAGGCTTCACATATGCAAGAACACTCTTATCAGACAGAACATCCCAAGAACTTGGTTCCCAGGAGCCAGCCAAGGGTCAGTCATGAAAACAGGCCTTTCTTGAGAATGTGCAGGGTTTGAGCAACCCAACCCTGTGAAGTTGTTCCTTTTCTGCACAGAAGTCTACCCTGACCAAACCAGAAAAGAAGAGCAGCTCTTATTATTCTCTAGTCCCTCTCCGTTTTGCTACATAATCATATGTTTATTTGATGCTaatgaaataacataaatatttaataatttttaaatgtgtttattgcCATTCTTCctccactagaatataaattttatgaggCCAAAGACTTTGCTTTATTCATTGTTGCATCCTCAGTGTCTAAAACAGtacttggcatatagtaggtactcaacaaatatttgttaaataaattcaagaaTGGAAATTATcatttatgtaattattaatacttaggaATGCCAATAATGTTGACTGGGTCTAAATTATTGGGACATGCTGTTATCCTATGACTGACaatttttcatctgtttctttctccctcctgaaCAGGTCTATAATTCAACAGCTAAATCATTCCCTCGAAGATTTGTTTTGCCCTTAAATGTCAGTCTGAATGCCCCCGAGGGAGAGAACCTCAGTCCATTGTCCTATTCTTCAGCCAGTGCTGTGAAACAGGCTGATGGAAAGGTATGCTATGAACAGACATTAGACTAAGACTAATGTTAGTAAGTCTAACTTTACTGATGTTACTTTATTCATTGACTGTTCTTCACAATGTTTAGTGCGTAGTAAGTTTCATCACATTCAGCTgagcatggaatattatttgcaTAAGAATTGCAGAAACTGGGTGGGAATGAGCACCAGGTTTATCTTCCTTCGTGTGTGTTGAAACAGAGATATGCAACTTTCTAATGGTCATGGGATGTGTAAGCATTTGAAATTGGCACTGGTCATTACTACCTTTTAGATAATATGTGCTTACCACAGGCTTATCATTGTGCAGCTATCAATGCCTTAgctttagtaaaataaaaagtgtactTCCACCCCCTATGCCATTGGACAGCTTATTCACAAAACCTGATAATCTTTTATGCATTCATATGTatgacagaaagaggaaaaatatttttaaaaagacatagaaaCTCAGTGTCCAAGCCCTGTCACAAACTCTTATAGAGTATTAGTGCTCTCACTGATCTAcgtaagaagaaaataatggagaATTAAGCAACCACTACAAATCCTTTTGAAATCTCTTTTAGATCTGGTGCTCTCATGAGAATCTACATCATGAGGACctagaggaggaaggaggcatTGAATTTCCGCAGATCAACTATAGCCAATTCAGTGGCAAAAAGTATCATTTCTTCTATGGCTGTGGCTTTCGGCATTTGGTGGGGGATTCTCTGATCAAAGTTGACGTGGTGAACAAGACACTGAAGGTGATGATTCTTCACTTTGaattagtttgttttgtttaaggtAGCTCTTGAGATCCTTTAATATTTAAGCAGCTcagccattttcttttattaagtttGAAAACTATGAAATCATCTAAGTTAGGGGCATGTTTCCTATAGGGAATCTAAATGGACCCCAAgcccagaaaaataattttatgcttgaTCTTGATGTTAATTTTGGAGAAACCAATGGGGTTAAGTTTCTTCGGACACTTATATTTCAGGTTGGTGGAAACTTATAGTTACACAAATTATGTTTGATGGTGATGGAATCTGGGGCTGCaaaatctccctctctctctttcctataTTCAACTCAGCAACCCTGATTCTTTTACTGTTGGAATATTCTATGGACAGCCAAATTCATACTTGGAGTGACAAATCTTCCTGCTCACAACTGGccttttatcaaatacttttttggGGGCTTGCAGGTTTGGAGAGAAGATGGCTATTATCCCTCAGAACCCATTTTTGTTCCAGTACCAGGAGCCACTGAAGAAGATAGTGGGGTTATTCTTTCTGTGGTGATTACGCCTAACCAGGTAAATGTATTTCCTTGTCACTGGTCAGAAGGAAAAGTAGCACTGTGCCATCTGATAGATCAAGGATGCATATTGATGCTGTCCATAGTTTACTTTGATTCCAATAtggcattttttcccttttcttcctctccttacTATTTACATACCCTTTGTCACAATTCAtatcttattattgttttaaagttctatttttaagactataataataatttacatttgcaTATGGATTTGTTATTTACAATTTACTTTCATACATATTATCTTATGTAGTCATCAAAACAACTTTGTGGGATACCATTTTACAACATGTGGCATTTGTAATGTAAATAAGTTGAAAGAGACTTGTGTGAGATCTCATAGTGGTAAAaccagtaatattttattttatttttttgagacaggatctcactctgttgagttagagtgcagtggcatggttatagttcactgcaacttccaatacctgggttcaagtgatcctcctgctttagcctcccgagaAACTAGAAATACAGGCGTGTaacaccacgcctggctaacttttaaattttttgtagagatggagtctcattatgttgctcaggctggtcccaaactcctggcctcaagcaatcctaggcctcccaaagtgctaggattacaggcatcagccactgtgtctggcctaaTGCCAGTATTTAAATCTAAATCTTCTGATTTCTAGTCTAATGTTCATACCACCATCTGTGTTCCCAATTTCAATGAAATGGACTCAAAGTCCAATATCATAAGCCCTGGCCTAGTGTTTGAATAATGTTATTCTACCTGACTTTTTACTCAGGGCAGTCTTATGACAAATAGGCTCACTTTGAATACCAGCTTTAATCAATTATTAGTGGCTGCCTGGGGTGTAGAATTCTGAGGCCTTTTAAGGGTCTAGTGGGAAAAGTACTGTGATCAATTAGTGATTTCTGCCATGGGCCTAGGAGGACTTTGTCCTCATGTCATGCACTTGCCACTCCTGTAGTTAGATCAGGGAAAATCTCTGTCTGCCTTGCAGTGGTGCCCTTTGAATAGCTCCAAACTAACACAAAATGGAGGTGTTTCTAATTTGGATAAAAGAGTTTCTATAATACATCTCTTAGGAGATTGGAAAGGAATAGGTAAAAAGATCATTAAACTCAAAAAAATCCTATGAAGGTGATTGGTAtaaacaacttaattttttttgctcTAGGTATGAACTTCTTTAGCCATGACTTCCTTTTCAGCCCAGTTCAgcaattcagaaaacatttagtGAGTGGATGggcaaggcactgtgctaggtgctgggggtAGATATGAAGATGTGCAAGGCATGGCCTCACCATTAGGAATTTTACAGCCCAGTCGAGGAGACAGACaggtttttgatttaaaaaagaagggaTTTTCATTGTTGTCTTTCCTTTTCTAGAATGAAAGCAATTTCCTCTTGGTGTTGGATGCCAAGAATTTTGAAGAACTGGGCCGAGCAGAGGTACCTGTGCAAATGCCTTATGGGTTCCATGGCACCTTCGTACCCATCTGATAGGACAACCAAAAGATCTTGGAAACTAAGTTTAAAACCAGTGCTCTatacaaaaagaaagcaaaaatggcACTCTACTGCCTAATGGCACCAAACTGCCCCATAGACATTTGGTGTTAAATTTCTATTAAATGGAATTCATGAGAtaattatggttttgttttttcttaaggcTCTTCCTTGAAATCATTAAGAAGGTATTGATACAACCTTTTGAattgagtgtttttgttttttttttaagacagagtcttgctttgttgcccaggctagagtgaatgccatggcatcagcatagctcacagcaacctcatactcctgggctcaagcgatccttctgcctcagcctcccgagtagctgggactacaggcatgtgccaccatgtccggctaattttttctatatatgttagttggccaattaatttatttctatttatagtagagacggggtcttgctcttgctcaggctggtttcgaactcctgacctcgagcaatctgcctgccttggcctcccagagagctaggattattgaattgagtttttttttttttttttttgagacagagtctcgctttcttgcctaggctagagtgagtgccgtggcatcagcctagctcacagcaacctcaaactcctgggctcaagcgatcctcctgcctcagcctcccgagtagctgggactacaggcacaagccaccatgcccggctgatttttatatatatatatatatatattagttggccaattaatttctttctatttttatggtagagacggggtctcgctcaggttggttttgaactcctgaccttgagcaatccgcccgcctcggcctcccagagtgctaggattacaggcgtgagccaccgcgcccggcctgaattgagttttaaatttacttttggctggtccgatggtagtgggttatcagaacttattaacattagtgtcactaaagttggtattcaaccctccactgctaaatttgactagcttaaaaaaaataaaaataaataaatttacttttattggATATCTCTTCCTCTAGGTAATAATAagaatacatgaaagaaaaagtaaaactgggTCATTACCACCATCAGACAGGTGGGTGACAGAGGTCCTaggagaagaaatacaaatgatcataGGCAGTAGACTCTGAATATAGATCAGAAGAGCACCTTGTTCTTTTTGTCACAATCTGCCCATTACTGGTGGTTCCTAAGGTACTCAGAGGATAGAACGCCAGCAATATCATGTTTGGAGGCTTCTTCCAAAATGGCTGTTTCTCTACTGTCCTCGGCAGATGCTACTACAGCTGCACAACCCTCCTATGGACCACCCACTACCACTCCCCACCCCGTCCCCATCCTCACCTTGGTAGGTGGTCGTTTTGAGGGCTATCACTAAAATCAGGCACTTCAGGTGTACAGTCCTTCAGAGATTGGTGAAAAGCCAGTAGTTCTTCATTTAATTGGGCAACAGGTGGCACTAGAGACCACATAATCTCTAGTTTTCTAAAACCCAGTTTTTACCAAACCacactcttttcttcttttacttaaaCCACACTCTTACCAACACCCTCAAAATCCCTCATTCACTCTTCCTTCAGTTACACTCCCTCCCCCCAGCTGAACTCCACTCCAGGACTGTCTGTGCTTCCTCTGCATGGGGAGTGTTGCTGGAGAGAGGCCCCAGAGATATCATTTGGGGCACCTAAGAACTTGAGGTTAGGCTCCTCGCACAGTCCTGGACCAACAGAGTCAGTTTCCACTCTTATTTTCCTTAAGAGTTATTTCAAATGTCAAAAACCCTATCTTCTTTAGTGATGTGTTCCAGACATACAAATGCCAGGGTTTGCATTGCGGCAGTAAAACAAAAGGGCTAAGTTCTATATCTGAGTTCATGAGATACAGACCAGAGCAGCAGGTTTAGAATGACAGGGAGATGCCGAAAGAGAACTAATACAGCAGATGCTGGAGCACAGCACCTCAGGTAACCATGAGAAAGTAAGTCCCCCTGTGTTTTACAGAAGTTCCTGAAAAGGCATTCATTGTACTTCCTCAGACCAGAGATTTGATCTATCTTGTTTTGATCCAAAGGGTGAAGGAGAGACTCTGGTTGACTGCTGGGAAGCACACAGATCTGTCACGTCCTTCCTCTGTTTATAAATCTTTATCTCAATACACAGGG
It includes:
- the BCO2 gene encoding carotenoid-cleaving dioxygenase, mitochondrial isoform X1, with product MSACENVTERETRNSCLQNMMTSHLIKSDTRNCKRPRELEPQVADSPQLSSVGKSDSSFSESSGLFDKDESLEKDLNVLKKYLGNTHQKKAISGQRQNLPCIAPLLTTVEETPQFISAEVRGHFPEWLKGYLLRIGPGKFEFGKDKYSHWFDGMALLHQFRMTEGKVTYRSKFLQSDSYKANSVQNRIVISEFGTLALPDPCKSVFERFMTKFELPAISDNTNVNYVQYKGDYYVSTETNFINKVDIETLERTEKIDWSKFIAVNGATAHPHYDPDGTAYNLGNSYGPQGSCYNVIRVPPEKVDPGETIDGAQVICSITSAERMKPSYFHSFGMTRNYIIFIEQPLKMNMWKIVTSKIRGKAISDGINWEPQYNTRFHVVDKHTGQLLPGLYYSKPFVTFHQINAFEDQGCVIIDLCCQDNGRNLEVYQLQNLRRAGEGLDQVYNSTAKSFPRRFVLPLNVSLNAPEGENLSPLSYSSASAVKQADGKIWCSHENLHHEDLEEEGGIEFPQINYSQFSGKKYHFFYGCGFRHLVGDSLIKVDVVNKTLKVWREDGYYPSEPIFVPVPGATEEDSGVILSVVITPNQNESNFLLVLDAKNFEELGRAEVPVQMPYGFHGTFVPI
- the BCO2 gene encoding carotenoid-cleaving dioxygenase, mitochondrial isoform X3 codes for the protein MHRLPVLKKYLGNTHQKKAISGQRQNLPCIAPLLTTVEETPQFISAEVRGHFPEWLKGYLLRIGPGKFEFGKDKYSHWFDGMALLHQFRMTEGKVTYRSKFLQSDSYKANSVQNRIVISEFGTLALPDPCKSVFERFMTKFELPAISDNTNVNYVQYKGDYYVSTETNFINKVDIETLERTEKIDWSKFIAVNGATAHPHYDPDGTAYNLGNSYGPQGSCYNVIRVPPEKVDPGETIDGAQVICSITSAERMKPSYFHSFGMTRNYIIFIEQPLKMNMWKIVTSKIRGKAISDGINWEPQYNTRFHVVDKHTGQLLPGLYYSKPFVTFHQINAFEDQGCVIIDLCCQDNGRNLEVYQLQNLRRAGEGLDQVYNSTAKSFPRRFVLPLNVSLNAPEGENLSPLSYSSASAVKQADGKIWCSHENLHHEDLEEEGGIEFPQINYSQFSGKKYHFFYGCGFRHLVGDSLIKVDVVNKTLKVWREDGYYPSEPIFVPVPGATEEDSGVILSVVITPNQNESNFLLVLDAKNFEELGRAEVPVQMPYGFHGTFVPI
- the BCO2 gene encoding carotenoid-cleaving dioxygenase, mitochondrial isoform X2 → MNSRSMEILNEILKKYLGNTHQKKAISGQRQNLPCIAPLLTTVEETPQFISAEVRGHFPEWLKGYLLRIGPGKFEFGKDKYSHWFDGMALLHQFRMTEGKVTYRSKFLQSDSYKANSVQNRIVISEFGTLALPDPCKSVFERFMTKFELPAISDNTNVNYVQYKGDYYVSTETNFINKVDIETLERTEKIDWSKFIAVNGATAHPHYDPDGTAYNLGNSYGPQGSCYNVIRVPPEKVDPGETIDGAQVICSITSAERMKPSYFHSFGMTRNYIIFIEQPLKMNMWKIVTSKIRGKAISDGINWEPQYNTRFHVVDKHTGQLLPGLYYSKPFVTFHQINAFEDQGCVIIDLCCQDNGRNLEVYQLQNLRRAGEGLDQVYNSTAKSFPRRFVLPLNVSLNAPEGENLSPLSYSSASAVKQADGKIWCSHENLHHEDLEEEGGIEFPQINYSQFSGKKYHFFYGCGFRHLVGDSLIKVDVVNKTLKVWREDGYYPSEPIFVPVPGATEEDSGVILSVVITPNQNESNFLLVLDAKNFEELGRAEVPVQMPYGFHGTFVPI